TCTCCATGTGGTTCTTCTTCTGGTTCACCAAGATCCAGCGCGTCATCGCCCAGGTGCTCGGGTTCAAGGGCCGGCAGGAACCCACCACCTGGGGCGAGCCGGGCTGGCTGGGCATGCAGCCGGTAGGCGGGTATCTCGCCTATGTCGCCCTGTCCTTCTGGGTGGCGCGGCTGCACTGGAAGGACGTCTGGGACGAGACCATCGGCGTGCGCCGCACCAGTGAGGGTGAGCCGCTGTCGTACCGCACCTGTGTCATCGGCGTGGCCTGCTGCTTGATCGCCTTGGTCTGGTTCAGTTCGGCGGCGGGTATGAGCCCGGTGGCTTCCTTCGTCCAGATGCTCCTGTATATCGTCCTGGCGGTGGCCCTGACCAAGGTGGTGGCCGAGTCCGGCATGCTCTTCGTGCAGGCGACCCTGGCCTCCCTTGAGACGATGATCACCGTCACCGGCACCAATGCCATCGGCGCGAAAAGCCTCACCATAGGGATGTTCATCGAGCGCGGATTCATGACTGACCTGCGCGCGTTCCTCATGCCCAGCTTCATGCAGAGCCTGAAGATCGCGGACCTGTCGGGCCTGGACAAGCGGAAGATGCTGGCAGTGTTCGGGGTCACGATACTCCTGTCCACGGTGATCAGCTACTGGGCGAACCTGCGGCTGGTATACGGATACAGCGGGATGGCCTGCAACAAGTGGTACGTTCAGGGAGCGGGACCAGGCGGGTTCCGGCTTCTGCAGAACTTCCTGATGGTCCCGCGTGAGCCGAGCATTATGAACAGCGTGGCGATGGTGGTGGGCGGCGCGTTCACGCTGCTCTTGTTCCACCTGCGCCAGCGCTTCCTGTGGTTCCCGTTCCATCCCGTGGGGTTCATCATGATGCAGACATACCCCATGAAATGCCTTTGGTTCTCCACTCTCATCGGGTGGGCACTCAAGAGCGTGATCATGCGCTACGGCGGTGCTAAAGGGCTTGTCGCCTCGCTGCCCCTGTTCCTGGGCCTGGCTTTCGGCGACATCTTCATGATGGTCGTCTGGCTGATCGTGGACGCCATCACGGGGACCCACGAGCATTATCTGATGCCGGGGTGAGGCTTGAGGAGGCCGTGCAAGCCCGGCGCTGAAGCACCGGGCTGAGGGTCCTTCGGACCGATCGTCCTTGCGGACGAATGGTCGTCTGGCTGATCGTGGACGCCATCACGGGGACCCACGAGCATTATCTGATGCCGGGGTGAGGCTTGAGGAGGCCGTGCAAGCCCGGCGCTGAAGCACCGGGCTGAGGGTCCTTCGGACCGGTCGTCCTTGCGGACGAATGGTCGTCTGGCTGATCGTGGACGCCATCACGGGGACCCACGAGCACTATCTGATGCCGGGGTGAGGCTTGAGGAGGCCGTGCAAGCCCGGCGCTGAAGCACCGGGCTGAGGGTCCTTCGGACCGCTCGCCGTCTTCTACACACATGGAGTTTACGCCATGCTTGAGGGACAAGTCAGCCTGATCACTGGAGCAGGAAGGGGCATAGGCCGCGCCGTGGCAATTGCCTTCGCCCGGCAAGGTGCCAAGGTCGCCTGCGTGGCGCGAACCCTGGCGCAGGTGGAGGATGCCGCCGCGGAGATCCGTTCAACGGGGGGGCAGGCACTTGCGCTGCAGGGTGACGTGTCGGATCCCCGCAGTGTGCAGGCCGTGGTTAGCCGGGTGGAGAACCACTGGGGACCGGTGGACATCCTGGTCAACAACGCGGGCGCCTTTGCGGTCAAGTCTGTGCTGGATACGTCGCTGGAGGACTGGGATCACATCCAGTCGGTCAATGCCCGCGGGCCTTTCATGCTGGTGAAGGCGGTCCTGCCAGGGATGGTCCAGCGGCGGTCCGGGTGCATCATCAATATCGCGTCCATGGCCTCGCTGAAGCCATATCCGGAGCAGGCCGCTTACTGTGCATCGAAGCACGCGCTCCTGGGATTCAGCAAGGTTCTGGCCGACGAAATGCGCGCGCACAATGTGCGGGTCACCGCCATCTGTCCGGGGGGCGTTGACACGGACCTGGTGCGCGAGCAGCGGCCTGACTGGTCGCCCGAACAGCTCATGTCGCCCGAGGATGTGGCCGAGGCGGCGGTGTATGTGGCGAACCTGTCGCCGCGCTGCGCGGTGGATGTCCTGCCCATGCGCCGCTGGCCCGCCGCGCCGATTTGAGGCCTGCGCCGGCCAAAGACAATGGCGAACGGTGCGGACAGGCACGATTGCCTGTCCCACGCACGACCAACGGCCGCCGGGCGAGACGCCCGGCCCACGCAGTGTGAGGGGATTCGCCCCAGTAGCGGGGGACTTCGCGTCCGGCAGGGCGTTTGGACAGACGGTCCCCCAGACCCGAGGCTCAACCCGGGGCCCGCAAGGCCCAAAGAACCGCAAGGCCCAGAGAACGAGGTGATGTCTCATGATCAATATCCGCTTCTTCGATTCCAATTGCATGATTGGCCTGCGCTCCTGTCCGAACCCCGAAACCCCGCGCAGGCTGGAGCAGTTTCTCGACGACTACGCCTTCTACGGCATCGAGGGTG
Above is a window of Armatimonadota bacterium DNA encoding:
- a CDS encoding SDR family oxidoreductase — encoded protein: MLEGQVSLITGAGRGIGRAVAIAFARQGAKVACVARTLAQVEDAAAEIRSTGGQALALQGDVSDPRSVQAVVSRVENHWGPVDILVNNAGAFAVKSVLDTSLEDWDHIQSVNARGPFMLVKAVLPGMVQRRSGCIINIASMASLKPYPEQAAYCASKHALLGFSKVLADEMRAHNVRVTAICPGGVDTDLVREQRPDWSPEQLMSPEDVAEAAVYVANLSPRCAVDVLPMRRWPAAPI